In the genome of Candidatus Methylomirabilis lanthanidiphila, one region contains:
- a CDS encoding twitching motility protein PilT, which yields MMVLVDTSVWVDHLRRGNRRLAKLLDESLVVSHLFVIGELACGNLRNRREILGLLSALPTAPLAEQAEVLRLLDIERLSGRGLGWIDVHLLASARLMACRLWSLDKPLVSAAESLCLTVTPGTPR from the coding sequence ATGATGGTCCTGGTCGACACCTCCGTCTGGGTTGACCATCTTCGGCGGGGGAATCGACGATTGGCGAAGCTGCTGGACGAGTCGTTGGTTGTCAGCCATCTGTTTGTAATCGGGGAACTTGCGTGTGGCAACTTGCGGAACCGCCGAGAGATCCTTGGTTTGCTGTCTGCGCTCCCTACGGCGCCCCTGGCTGAACAGGCTGAGGTTCTGCGGCTTCTGGACATCGAGCGACTCTCAGGGCGCGGTCTAGGGTGGATCGATGTTCATCTCCTAGCTTCGGCGCGGCTTATGGCATGCCGTCTATGGAGCTTGGACAAGCCGCTTGTATCGGCCGCTGAGTCGCTATGTCTGACGGTCACGCCTGGAACGCCGCGCTAA